The Pedobacter mucosus genome window below encodes:
- a CDS encoding dihydrodipicolinate synthase family protein has protein sequence MENSKKGFIPVMLTPFLSNGNIDYPALTQLTEIYLQAGASGLFANCLSSEMFELTEIERIQAIKHIIKVVNGSVPVVATGTFGGAINKQADFVKEVSGTGVEAVIAITGLLAEENDSDEIFNERVFELLNKTEQIAIGFYECPVPYKRVLKPQQLASFVNTGRIIYHKDTSLNLNQIKEKLRLTEGSNFGLYDAYMVHAVESLKAGSSGLSCIQGNYFPELIVWLCEHYDDKNSDLQVQMVQNFLNDNMDVMHNVYPIVSKYFLQKRGLNISTFTRRDVGIFTPAIVKQVDTLFDAYTLLKNDLSIDVFV, from the coding sequence ATGGAAAACTCAAAAAAAGGGTTCATCCCAGTAATGCTTACGCCTTTTTTAAGCAATGGAAATATTGATTATCCTGCATTAACGCAGCTTACGGAAATTTATCTACAAGCTGGAGCTTCAGGATTATTTGCAAATTGTCTATCCAGTGAGATGTTCGAATTAACGGAAATTGAGCGGATTCAAGCAATAAAACACATTATAAAAGTAGTAAATGGATCTGTACCAGTTGTAGCCACAGGAACCTTTGGCGGGGCGATAAATAAGCAGGCAGATTTCGTAAAAGAAGTAAGTGGTACCGGAGTGGAAGCCGTAATTGCAATTACTGGGTTATTGGCTGAAGAAAATGATTCGGATGAAATTTTTAATGAACGTGTTTTTGAATTGCTAAACAAAACAGAGCAAATTGCTATAGGCTTTTATGAATGCCCAGTTCCTTACAAAAGAGTTTTGAAACCTCAACAACTTGCAAGCTTTGTAAATACCGGAAGGATAATTTATCACAAGGATACCAGCTTAAATCTTAATCAAATTAAGGAGAAATTGAGGTTGACTGAAGGTTCTAACTTTGGCTTGTATGATGCATATATGGTTCACGCCGTTGAATCACTCAAAGCGGGTTCATCAGGCTTGTCGTGCATCCAAGGGAACTATTTTCCAGAATTAATTGTATGGTTGTGCGAACATTATGATGATAAGAACTCAGATCTTCAAGTGCAAATGGTGCAGAACTTTCTGAATGATAACATGGACGTGATGCACAATGTTTATCCTATTGTATCGAAATATTTTTTGCAAAAAAGAGGTCTAAATATTTCTACTTTTACGCGTAGAGACGTTGGGATATTTACCCCTGCTATCGTGAAACAAGTAGATACACTATTTGATGCTTATACTTTATTAAAAAACGATTTAAGTATTGATGTATTTGTATAA
- a CDS encoding AraC family transcriptional regulator: MKPHFHKVPITLQSSFSIRHDIKPDFGNIWHYHPELELHYIIKGEGVRFIGDNISNFVPDEMILIGENLPHTWRCKDEYFQNNAALNTEAMVVHFLPDCLGKYMLTLPEAYLIPKLFEKAKSGMVINGKAKDKLIELMKSAISATNLDRIIILLSIIQILAETDEYETIVNSKNTFYQSNESETLRINKICNYTLSNYKKDITLEEVASLSNLSITSFCRYFKLMTKKTFYDFLIEIRVSHACRFLIENKLPTEMICFDCGFNNVSNFYRHFKKVTGMTPLDYKRKYLN, encoded by the coding sequence ATGAAACCGCATTTTCATAAAGTGCCAATTACGCTGCAAAGTTCATTTAGTATTCGACATGATATAAAACCTGATTTTGGAAACATTTGGCACTACCATCCCGAACTAGAATTACATTACATAATTAAAGGTGAAGGTGTCCGATTTATTGGTGATAACATTAGTAATTTCGTACCTGATGAAATGATTCTTATAGGCGAAAATTTACCACATACATGGCGTTGCAAAGATGAGTATTTTCAAAACAATGCAGCACTAAATACTGAGGCTATGGTGGTACATTTTTTACCAGATTGCCTTGGAAAATATATGCTTACTTTGCCAGAGGCTTATCTTATTCCGAAGTTATTTGAAAAAGCAAAAAGTGGAATGGTAATCAATGGCAAAGCAAAAGATAAACTTATTGAATTGATGAAATCGGCTATAAGTGCAACGAATTTGGATCGAATAATTATTTTGCTGTCTATTATCCAAATATTAGCAGAAACAGATGAGTATGAAACCATTGTAAACAGCAAAAATACTTTCTATCAATCAAATGAATCAGAAACACTTCGCATAAATAAAATCTGCAATTATACGCTAAGCAATTATAAAAAAGATATCACACTTGAAGAAGTTGCTTCTTTAAGCAATTTAAGCATTACCTCTTTTTGTAGGTATTTTAAGTTAATGACCAAGAAAACATTCTATGATTTTCTTATTGAAATTAGGGTTAGTCATGCTTGCCGATTTTTAATTGAAAATAAATTACCTACCGAAATGATTTGTTTTGATTGTGGCTTTAATAATGTATCTAATTTTTACAGGCACTTTAAAAAGGTTACCGGGATGACACCACTTGATTATAAGCGCAAATATTTAAATTAA
- a CDS encoding DUF3826 domain-containing protein encodes MRLSISILFFMLFAFTKGFAQNNPVADKDAYQKVITERADKIVASIGVEANKIEKVRNVIRDQYSNLNDIYASRDLKVKEIKLKNADQKVERDSALAKETRNVEAALAKLHKKYIAKLSAHLTDDQIDKVKNGMTYNILPITYVAYQEEILTLTEAQKKQILIWLTEAREHAIDAESSDKKHAWFGKYKGRINNYLSAAGYDLKKEGVEWEKRRKAKAQAN; translated from the coding sequence ATGAGGTTATCCATTTCAATTTTGTTTTTCATGCTTTTTGCTTTCACCAAAGGTTTTGCCCAAAACAATCCAGTGGCAGATAAAGATGCCTATCAAAAAGTAATTACGGAACGAGCAGATAAAATCGTAGCTAGTATTGGCGTTGAGGCTAATAAAATTGAAAAGGTTAGAAACGTTATTCGCGATCAATACAGCAATCTGAACGATATCTATGCATCAAGGGATTTGAAAGTAAAAGAAATCAAATTGAAAAATGCCGACCAAAAAGTAGAAAGAGATTCAGCCTTGGCAAAAGAAACTCGCAATGTTGAAGCCGCATTAGCCAAATTACACAAAAAATATATTGCTAAACTTTCAGCACATTTAACTGATGATCAAATTGATAAGGTAAAAAATGGCATGACCTATAATATTTTACCAATTACCTATGTAGCTTATCAGGAAGAGATATTAACCTTAACAGAAGCACAAAAAAAACAAATTTTAATTTGGCTCACAGAAGCCAGAGAGCATGCTATTGATGCCGAATCTTCAGATAAAAAACATGCTTGGTTTGGTAAATATAAAGGCAGAATAAATAACTACTTATCAGCAGCAGGCTACGATTTAAAAAAAGAAGGTGTTGAATGGGAGAAAAGAAGAAAAGCCAAAGCGCAGGCTAACTAA
- a CDS encoding SusC/RagA family TonB-linked outer membrane protein, whose amino-acid sequence MNLKLLRKFSWALTLMTIISTSLFAQQRQITGKVVDKKDGQPVPGVTVGIRGKTNNVSTNDKGDFALIADPATDVLVFSFVGYVRQTIPLAGKTNISVSFVEDSQSLDNEAVVVVGYGTKKRSEVLGSIATITGAEIQDIPAPNLAGALRNRIAGVGVSQTSGRPGSPITLNIRNSTVSEQAALNGATAEPLYVVDGITVTRDAFDNIDASMVENLTFLKDASASIYGASGAKGVVLVTTKRGKIGKPSITYNGYLGISDAAQVPEMLSGYDHASLLNDTYRYQNTATAGLSNFFSPEDLEYIKTLNYKSWYDEVWQASTMQRHNVGISGGSDKITFFAGGNYQSENANYAGLKFDKYGFRSGVTAKVANGLTADVNFNVDFNTREQHHNATDNDAAFFERIVSIPRWVPISINGTYVNYSANNSTINPLAVAESGYYNNGSSKGYRINTSLTYQPTFLKGFTAKVQISQASGSSKTTQYIPPYRLGNFVRSGNNAQLFTDQLVNTSATSGYFEPTSATSATITPGVSETNSYQGFLTLQYARTFGKHSFNLLAGAEQSEGNSQASTVRYSNQLIPNIDQYWAFDATTLTRQDFSRTAVSKRSGFSRFDYDYDKKYLFEVIARIDASSNFALGNRWGVSPNAGLGWVVSQEDFFKNTSFLSFINFLKLKVNVGITGDDRIGARLWQDRFLIDVTNGYLYGNSNQNSLNRSRLANPDITWERKRTINVGLETSMFNNKLDLSIELFQNKNYDAFDLGGNNLFPQYFGTAAPIINYRETYNWGSEFSVSYKAKLTTDLNLNASMNFGYGNSIVDRVLYAPGNLINNVAPDWQTQFGTDPRVYNASNIGLKTIGMFRTQAEVDSWMAKYPNYRLYDQVPQAGWLYYEDSNGDGIISDSDMLPMFKNTNAFFSTGISLNLTYKNFALNTNINARFGGKVFYDSRARIAPSPTRNILTIWTDRWTPENPTQGKFPRFDDPTLTKNSDFWAVDGTMIRINTMTLSYKAPTAFANKLGIGGARILLTGNNLWTLVNPLPYKDPYTSSAYDYPMLRTISLGLSVNL is encoded by the coding sequence ATGAACTTAAAACTTTTACGCAAATTTTCTTGGGCGTTAACACTCATGACGATTATCAGTACATCGTTGTTCGCTCAACAGCGACAAATTACTGGTAAAGTTGTTGATAAAAAAGATGGGCAGCCCGTACCCGGAGTAACTGTCGGGATTAGAGGTAAAACCAACAATGTAAGCACAAATGACAAGGGAGATTTCGCCTTAATTGCAGACCCAGCGACAGACGTATTGGTTTTCTCTTTCGTTGGTTATGTAAGGCAGACGATACCATTAGCAGGCAAGACCAATATTTCAGTAAGCTTTGTGGAGGATAGTCAATCTCTAGATAACGAAGCTGTTGTTGTTGTAGGCTACGGTACCAAAAAGCGCAGTGAAGTGTTAGGCTCAATCGCTACAATCACTGGAGCGGAAATACAAGATATTCCTGCGCCAAATTTGGCTGGTGCTTTAAGAAATAGAATCGCTGGTGTTGGTGTAAGTCAAACCTCTGGTCGCCCAGGTTCTCCTATTACTTTAAATATTAGGAATTCAACGGTTTCAGAACAGGCAGCCCTAAACGGTGCAACTGCTGAACCGCTATATGTAGTTGATGGTATTACCGTAACACGAGATGCCTTTGATAACATCGATGCATCTATGGTTGAAAATTTGACCTTTCTGAAAGATGCTTCTGCATCAATTTATGGAGCATCAGGTGCTAAAGGCGTTGTTTTAGTAACTACAAAGAGAGGCAAAATCGGTAAACCTAGTATTACTTACAATGGTTATTTGGGGATATCGGATGCCGCACAGGTGCCAGAAATGTTATCAGGTTACGACCATGCATCTCTATTAAATGATACCTATCGTTATCAAAATACGGCAACAGCCGGATTATCGAATTTCTTTTCTCCAGAAGATTTAGAGTACATTAAAACCCTTAATTATAAAAGCTGGTACGATGAAGTTTGGCAAGCATCAACTATGCAAAGGCATAATGTTGGTATTTCTGGCGGTAGCGATAAGATTACGTTTTTTGCTGGCGGAAATTATCAAAGTGAAAATGCAAATTACGCAGGTTTAAAATTTGATAAATATGGTTTTAGAAGTGGTGTAACAGCTAAAGTTGCAAATGGTTTAACAGCAGATGTAAATTTTAACGTTGATTTTAATACCAGAGAACAGCACCATAACGCTACGGATAATGATGCTGCATTCTTTGAACGAATTGTAAGTATTCCTAGATGGGTACCAATCAGCATCAATGGTACCTATGTTAATTATAGTGCTAATAATAGTACAATTAATCCACTAGCTGTTGCAGAGTCTGGTTATTATAACAATGGCAGCTCAAAAGGATATAGAATAAACACGAGCTTAACTTATCAACCTACTTTCTTAAAAGGTTTTACTGCAAAGGTTCAAATTTCTCAGGCAAGCGGATCTTCAAAAACTACACAATATATTCCGCCATATAGACTTGGAAATTTTGTTAGAAGTGGAAACAATGCACAATTGTTTACTGATCAATTGGTAAATACGTCAGCAACTTCGGGTTATTTCGAGCCTACAAGTGCAACGAGTGCTACAATTACACCTGGTGTATCTGAAACTAATAGTTACCAAGGATTTTTAACATTGCAATACGCTAGAACATTTGGAAAGCACTCATTTAACTTATTGGCAGGAGCCGAGCAAAGTGAGGGAAATTCACAAGCATCAACCGTTCGTTATAGCAACCAGTTAATTCCAAACATAGATCAATATTGGGCTTTTGACGCCACAACTTTAACTCGTCAAGATTTTTCTAGAACTGCTGTTTCAAAACGTTCAGGTTTTAGTCGTTTTGATTATGATTACGACAAGAAGTATTTATTTGAGGTTATTGCACGTATAGATGCATCATCTAACTTTGCCCTTGGAAATCGCTGGGGCGTTTCGCCAAATGCAGGTCTTGGTTGGGTAGTCAGTCAGGAAGATTTTTTTAAAAATACCTCTTTCTTAAGCTTTATTAATTTTTTGAAGTTAAAGGTTAACGTTGGTATTACAGGAGACGATAGGATAGGTGCACGTTTATGGCAAGATAGGTTCCTGATAGATGTAACTAACGGTTATCTTTACGGGAACTCTAATCAAAACAGTTTAAACCGTTCGCGTTTAGCTAATCCCGATATTACTTGGGAAAGGAAAAGAACAATCAATGTTGGTTTAGAAACTTCGATGTTTAATAACAAATTAGACCTTAGTATAGAACTATTCCAAAACAAAAATTATGATGCGTTTGACTTAGGAGGTAACAACCTATTTCCACAATACTTTGGTACAGCAGCACCGATTATCAATTACAGAGAAACGTACAATTGGGGATCAGAATTTAGCGTTAGCTACAAAGCAAAACTGACTACAGATTTAAACCTTAATGCCAGCATGAACTTTGGCTATGGTAATTCTATTGTAGATAGAGTACTCTATGCACCGGGTAACCTAATCAATAATGTAGCGCCAGATTGGCAAACTCAGTTTGGAACAGATCCACGTGTTTATAACGCAAGCAATATTGGTTTAAAAACAATTGGAATGTTTAGAACACAGGCAGAAGTAGACTCTTGGATGGCGAAATACCCTAACTATCGATTATATGATCAAGTTCCACAAGCAGGGTGGTTATATTATGAAGATAGCAATGGTGATGGAATAATTAGTGATAGTGATATGTTACCGATGTTCAAAAATACGAACGCTTTCTTCTCGACAGGTATTTCTTTAAATTTAACCTACAAAAATTTTGCGCTGAATACAAATATTAATGCACGTTTTGGTGGTAAAGTATTTTATGATAGTAGGGCTAGAATTGCCCCATCTCCAACGAGAAATATTTTAACCATTTGGACAGACCGTTGGACACCTGAAAACCCAACACAAGGTAAATTCCCACGTTTTGATGATCCAACCCTAACTAAGAACTCAGATTTTTGGGCGGTTGATGGTACAATGATTCGTATAAATACCATGACTTTGAGTTATAAAGCACCAACAGCATT